The following are encoded together in the Lathyrus oleraceus cultivar Zhongwan6 chromosome 3, CAAS_Psat_ZW6_1.0, whole genome shotgun sequence genome:
- the LOC127126647 gene encoding inosine-5'-monophosphate dehydrogenase, translating into MDFTPPPIEDGYAAEKLFNSGFSYTYDDLIFLPHYIDFAADAVDLSTRLSRNIPLSTPFVASPMDTVSESSMASAMAALGGIAIVHPNNTASRQAALIRAAKSRRVPILSEPVFVSPSDVVESDEDFSASPFLLVTDSGSSTGKFIGFVSKANWSNQNDKSLRVSDYMEPPPSALPWSSDLTKIEEELEKKKGNIVALVKGEEAVDLVTKEEVERVRGYPRLVSGGSVGADGEWMVGAAVGTREQDKERLEHLVKAGINAVVLDSSQGNSIYQLEMIKYVKKVYPELDVIGGNVVTMYQAENLIQAGVDGLRVGMGSGSICTTQEVCAVGRGQGTAVYKVSSIAYKSGVPVIADGGISNSGHIVKALSLGASTVMMGSFLAGSLEAPGAYVYQNGQRVKKYRGMGSLEAMTQGSDQRYLGDTAKLKIAQGVVGAVKDKGSVLKFIPYTAQAVRQGFQDIGANSLQSAHDLLRSRVLRLEVRSGAAQVEGGIHGLASYEKKYF; encoded by the exons ATGGATTTCACTCCTCCGCCGATTGAAGATGGTTACGCGGCAGAGAAGCTTTTCAACAGTGGTTTCTCTTACACATACGACGACCTAATCTTCCTCCCTCACTACATCGACTTCGCCGCCGATGCCGTCGACCTCTCCACCCGTCTCAGCCGAAATATTCCCCTTTCCACTCCCTTTGTCGCCTCTCCCATGGATACCGTTTCAGAATCTTCCATGGCTTCTGCTATGGCCGCACTCGGAGGTATCGCTATTGTTCATCCGAACAACACCGCCTCACGTCAAGCTGCTTTAATCCGTGCCGCCAAGTCACGCCGTGTACCTATTCTCTCCGAGCCTGTTTTCGTTTCCCCGTCTGATGTCGTTGAGTCTGATGAAGATTTTTCTGCTTCGCCTTTTCTTTTAGTAACAGATTCCGGTTCTTCCACTGGGAAGTTTATCGGGTTTGTGTCGAAGGCTAATTGGTCGAATCAAAACGACAAAAGCCTGAGAGTCTCTGACTACATGGAGCCTCCACCGTCTGCTCTTCCGTGGAGCTCCGACCTTACAAAAATCGAGGAGGAGTTGGAGAAGAAAAAGGGAAATATTGTTGCGTTGGTGAAAGGTGAAGAAGCTGTGGATTTGGTGACAAAAGAGGAGGTTGAGAGGGTGAGAGGCTATCCGAGATTGGTCTCCGGAGGGTCAGTTGGGGCTGATGGAGAGTGGATGGTAGGGGCGGCGGTTGGGACGAGGGAGCAAGATAAAGAGAGGTTGGAGCATTTGGTGAAAGCCGGAATAAATGCTGTGGTGTTGGATAGTTCTCAAGGGAACTCTATTTATCAATTGGAGATGATTAAATACGTGAAGAAGGTGTATCCTGAATTAGATGTTATTGGTGGGAATGTCGTGACTATGTATCAAGCTGAGAATTTAATTCAAGCTGGTGTGGATGGGTTGAGGGTTGGTATGGGTTCTGGTTCAATTTGTACCACTCAAGAAGTTTGTGCTGTTGGGCGTGGTCAG GGGACCGCCGTTTACAAGGTTTCGTCTATTGCTTATAAAAGTGGAGTTCCTGTAATTGCTGATGGTGGCATCTCAAACTCTGGTCATATTGTAAAGGCTTTATCATTGGGAGCATCCACTGTTATGATGGGAAGCTTCTTAGCTGGTAGTCTTGAGGCTCCTGGAGCTTATGTATATCAG AATGGCCAACGTGTCAAGAAGTATAGAGGAATGGGTTCCCTTGAAGCTATGACTCAAGGAAGTGATCAAAGGTACCTCGGTGATACAGCAAAGCTTAAAATTGCCCAGGGGGTTGTTGGAGCTGTTAAAGATAAGGGTTCCGTGTTAAAGTTCATTCCATACACCGCGCAAGCAGTAAGGCAAGGGTTTCAGGATATTGGTGCCAACTCTCTGCAGTCTGCACATGATCTTCTAAGATCCAGGGTGTTAAGGCTAGAG GTTCGTAGTGGAGCAGCACAGGTTGAAGGAGGAATTCATGGGCTGGCTTCTTATGAAAAGAAATACTTTTGA